The following nucleotide sequence is from Salvia splendens isolate huo1 chromosome 2, SspV2, whole genome shotgun sequence.
ccaacaaatcgacatcctagattggtggggatcacacgagaaagattttcccatccttgcatcaatggcaaaggagatcttttcggttccggcttccactgtcacCGTCGAGTCCGcgtttagtgttggaggcaacgtcttggacgacagaagaagtagactcaccgggcaaaacatggaagccaccatgttacttgatgattggtgctccgccgaaattagagaccaagaaccggattggaacaatcaagtagtacaacccgaccaagactacttccccgacgaagaagagtaggcgcgccgccaattcctccgatcaagccaaataggtaagcaatgtaagagaactacgtggactttgattccaaaatgcaattgagcattgaggatacgtaggcatctcaacttaaattttaaatttaagttgagctcgagtccttttcctttatttttttttctcccctttgtttcgaatatgtaatttgtaaattgtaatcaagactttaggtcttttgtaatttataatttttaagttgtaatttgtaaattttaagttgtaatttgtaattttaaagttgtaatttgcaattttgaaattgtaatgtgtatcaataaaattgcatttgtacatcgttttattctaattttatttatgcaaatatatttacattttttacttaaatttcaaatttacaattaaaaaaaaaatcaaaccgccgaaccggacgaaccggcccggaaccggatttgcacggcggttccggcggttcacggttcacgaaccggaaccgccgaaccttggccgggccggttcaggttcatccaaatcttgaaccggaaccggcggttccgaaccgtgaaccgccggttcccgaaccgtggtgacgtctacatGCAGAATGGCAtataaacaagaaaaaaaaagagagctAACAATTCTAATCTCTAGCCACCACAAGTGTGATAGCTTAGAACATTCCCAGTAGCATCTACAGTCAATGAAATTCacttttaaaataatactatggaAACCAACACTCTGATCACCAAACAAAGGCAGAAACGGCAGCAAAAAGAACGAAACTGGAATCTAACAAGAAAAGCAATTAAAAGTGCATAACTGCAACTGTCAAAATATCTTCTTCATCTAAGGAAAAATCATCTCAATcaatatggagtatatgatgTCTTTAACAATAAAAGCTTCAGAAGTAAAAAAATCGCAACCAGCAGTAGATGCGCCTTGATCAGAACCTATGTATCTGCATCAGGGCCCCAATCCACAAATATAAAAGCTTCAGAAGTAGAAAGGGTACAATTTTTTGCATGTCCTCCCAGTTCAGTGCTTACCATTGATTTTGAGGCGCCACTGGTCCTCATTCATAGAGATAACTTATTCTGTGACAACCTATAGGCTATAGGAAAAGAAATACAGTATGAAATGAGAATACAAGGCACCGGTTCAACACTCAACACTACATGATGCAATAACTATGGAACAAGGACATAAGAAAAGGAATATCAGTTATTCAACTTCTCCTCCTCCAAAACAATCAAACCAATAATCTTTCTAGGGTGACGGTGAGACAAGGTGCACCATCACCAAAGCTAGCAACAGTAGAGATTAGTTTCATATCAAACCCAGCATAAGTGAAAGTGAGACAACTTTCTTTATTTGCCTTGAGAAAATAAGCATGTATTTCAACCCTAATGACTACTTTTTGGGCCAATGAATTGCTTCAAAGTACCTGAATGCCTAATGTATATTCAAACTTAATTCATTTGATTgtagtaattaaaatttataacttTAAGGTCCAACTACTTCTAAACTATTAGGGCAACTACCATCAGTTTTTAAAACAGAAAACTCAAGCAAAAAGAGGACTAACTTAGAAGCTCAAGCCAAATCCTACACAAATTATTACCATATTTCAGATTCCAGACAAATTACTGATCCTAAAATGATAAGTTTGTGAAAAATAAGAGACAATACAACAGTGCTTCAAAATTCAACACAAAATTATGCAGCAACTTAGAAATACATTATCAACGTGGTCTATCACAGTCACCAACAATTAATTGAATAAAGCACAGAAAAAAGAACTAACCAGAGAATAATCTCAGAAATTATGCAGAAGGATCAATAGTTGAGGAGGCTGATGATTTACGACCAAGGGCGGGCGCAGAGCTTGGTGATTTGCGTCTTTTTGCTTCCGCGCGTTGTACATTTCCTCAGTCTCCACCACAACCAACCTTTTCACCTGTATTCAAAATTATGTAcagtatataaataaattatgcaGGCATCATCATCATtgcaaaaaaagagagagaaataacTGAACCAACTAGCGTATGCCAAACAGAGAGGGAGAGTACCTGTTGGATCATTCCACGGACTGTGGGGGTATTCCAGCGCATAAGGGTGCGGTTGCATTTGGTGAGACGCAAGGCCTCTAAGGTGCGGCGATGGAGCTTCCTCGTGCCTGGAATTCCCCTCACCAGTGTTATGTACACATTACGACTCCACGCAACTGGAACATTTGCTTTAAATGCATTGTATGCGCTCATTTTTCTTCTATCTTATTGACCGATATGATGAATGAGAAGCAGCAGACCTGCAGACAAATGGGGGGAGACAACTTAGACGAGGGTTGCAGTAATGCTATGGATAATACAGGACTTTACACGAAAACAGGCTGAGCCGAATACAAGCAGGCTAGAGCTAAGCTCGTGAAAGTTACACTCGAGCGCCAATTCAATCATTAAATGAGCTTGCGCTCGAGCTCGAGTTGAAAATCATTCATTTAGCAGCTAAATTCCACGAATGGACGTTATAGGCTCCgctatccgccatttgtacccgggaaaaaaacatttccatTGATGGGAAAGACGCGTTAGCTTGTCGCGTGTTTTAACAAAACACGCATGACGCTCTCGCGTGTATAACAAAACACGCATGAAGCTCTCGCGTGTCTATTAAACACGCATGACGCTCTCGCGTCTTTGAATTAAACACGCGTGTTGCTCTCGCGTGTTTGCCTTCGATATTTTCCAGTCCAGCCGGCAGAAACTTCACTTCCACCTCGCTCAATCTCACTCTCAGCGACGCCCAACGTCTCTAACCGGCGGAAATCGAAGTGGATCCGATATTTTGAAGCTCTAATTCCTATTTTAAGTGGTGTTAGGTAATTTTTGAccattaatttcaattatcattGCTATATGTTAGTTAGGTATAGATTTAGGGTTCATGGGTTGACATTGTGTGACAAGAAAAACCATGAATTTAGGCCATTGATGTAGTTATATGCATGCATtttaaactaaatatataatcgAAGCAATgaacttggtattgaatttttgtatttaattttgtgcaatatttatttaagtatGTTGAATTTAGAGTATATGATGTTTTGTCATACTTATTTTGCAAGTTTGATggtgtttgtgagtttatattgaGCGGGAAAAATTATTCAGCTCCCAGGTTTGGGTGTTGCTTATGATCCCCTCGTGCaaaatcatttattatattgaatgaaaagatATCTTATTATCAGCTACTTTcaatgatatgtgaaaaaattggaattgattTGGATGCACATACGCTTGATTTAACATGGAGGCATCATGTGGTTTTTAGTGGAGTGGTGAATTATATAGCTACACCAGTGGATGATAATTTGTgggagtatatgtttgctgaaaATCAACGTcaaattgaactttttattgaatatacaCCTGTTACTACTGCGTTGCAATTTGAACCACCTATCACTCATCATGATATTGGAACGTCTAGGAGAGATGATTATCATAGTTTTGATGTCGGGACATCTAGGAGGGATGATGAATATCATAGTATTGAATTCAACACATTTGGGAGGGAGGTTGATGAACAACTAGATGTACCAAATGTGACATGTGATGGTTCATatggttctgataattgtgatggttctgattgttctgataattgtgatggttcagatggtccaaataattgtgatggttcagatggtccaaataattgtgatggttcagatggttcTGATTGTGATGGTTCGGATGGTTCTCAACCAAGTGATCTTGATTATAGTGCAAAATCATGTGAAGATTCGACAGACGACGAGACACTTGATATGATGGTTGAGAATTATGTACAACCATCTGTTCGTGGGGAGCAACCTGTTCCCGAATATGTGCCTGAAGGGTTACCATTTTTTCGATCATTACCATGTGAAGGCAGCCGAGGTTACTTTTCAGAAGACCATGGAGTGGGTGGAGAAGATATGTGGTATTGGGATGAGGATAATCCGAGACATATAGATGGGGGAGCGCTGGGAGTGAGGAAGAGGGCAGTAGCCTCGTAATTTCATTCATTGAAACACGCATGAGCAAATCGCGTGTACAAATTGAAACACGCATGAGCAAATCGCGTGTATAAATGAAACAGGCATGAGGAAATCGCGTGTTTAATTGAAACACGCTTGAGCTTAACGCGTGTTTAATATGGATACACGCGAGAGCGTCAAGTGTCTTTCCTCTCTCTGGATCTTTTTTTTTTGCGGGAACAAACGGCGGATACTACCTCTTGGGAGGTAGTTTCTTGGAATTTAGCCTTCATTTAGCTCGAGCCCGGGCTCAATTCGCGTTTGGAAGGTAAAGAATCCTTAGCTTCGACGCAAAGAACTACAACAAATACAATGCAGAGAATTTTCCTTCACGTCCGGAAAGACTCTCATCAATACTGCAGAGAAGCTAATCAACAACTGAATAAAGCAATAAAGTAAATTGAGGCAAAAAAAAACGAGTTCTCCCTTGTTCAGTAATTTGAGCCCTGATATCAATTTCTAATTCAAGCCCCTAATTTATTTGATGCGAAcaagtgaagaagaaagaactaACGTGGAGACAATAAAGGGATGCGACGGCGGTGATGAAGGCTGGGTGGGCAGGGCTTCAGGCGACGGAGGTGGCGACCGGCGCGTCGGCGATTGCTGCTGTGCGCTTAGCCACTTATGgcttaataattttatttttttcatttatttatatttaaaataatttgattaataccCCGTTTTTGCAAATGCGCAAACCCGTTTTTACTCAATTTTCACAAATTATGACTTTATAACTCATGTTATACTTGGTAGTTGCTAATTTCGTATACTATACAAGGTACAAACCCGTATCATATTCCTCTCACAGTTAAATTAGTTACATAACCCCTAAAACTATTGGTTATATAATTAGATAGTgtcttattttttaattacgATTATAGATTTATATATAACCATGCAACTTATACATGTAAAATTTACCGGGGTTCAGTATAATGTGccaatttttatatttacaaTCCTTAAAATTTTCAACGCCAAGGTAGGAGTTCGAGTTTCAAATTTTAACATGAAATTGTTTATCATGATTACCCAATAAAACCTTATGTTAGTAAACGGAGTAAATAAGAAAACAATATCAAGAAGATTTGTACACTGGTTCTTGTGAGCTGTAATATATCTCAAGTATGGAGTATTATTTGTTGATCGAAAAGTATCTAATATTTAAACATATATGCCATCATAATATATGGAGTAGGTTGCCAGCCGCTCAAAATCACAGAAAACTAgataaatcaaaatgaaaaagagAGCTCCATTTTCGGATGTCAATTATTATGATGACACAAGGGCCCTAAAAACGGCTTCACTGAGTGTGGCATTGTACAGCAAAAGATGGCCAGCATCAGGAACCTCATGATATTTAATCCATGGAAGTTGTTCTGATAAATACCGATTCAGCTTGTATGGAATGTACTTATCTTCATATCCTTGCCAAAGATGAACTGACCCATCCTTATTAGGGAAAGGATCACTGATATCCATTGGACCGAATTCCCAGTTTCCGAAACCCACCATTAAGTCACGGTGTAAACATTCATGAACACCTTGCTGCCGCACTTCTCCTGAAAATAGATACAAATCCTGATTAACTTCTCACACTAGTTGGATATCTTCATATGTGCAAGTGTTGTTCATAAAAGGTTATGATTACGATCCACTATGAAACAAAGTATGAGAACATCAACATAGTACACGTATGGCAATGTTGTGTGCGCTTAGCTTCAGAGTGGAAATTTTACCTGACCCTCCTTAGGAGTTTCAGAAAGCTGCTTGATAATTTCTAGGTCGGATCGGCTGAAAACATCAAGAATCCCTTGCATGATGCTTAAATTTGTGAACCATTTTTGGGTCATCCACCAGTTGAATAGCCAAGGGGCGTAATGTGCTACTCGAAATGTCCACTGGTCTGGAACAGACAGCGCCCCAAGGCTTCTTTTAATAGTTTAGCCGGAACACCCTTCCACCAGTAATGAACAAAGGGAACTACAAGTGCAACTCCTGATAACCTTCAATAGTAGTAAgatgtataatgtgcatttcTGATGCTAAAATCCAACATCACTATTATCcattatttatttaacacaaaAAGTTATGCAATTTAGCTACACTAGATCAATGTTTGAACATGCAATGAGCTAGATAGGTTGTGGATAATCATGATTCATATTGCTGTATTATTTTACCTGTGGGCAGGCCCGGCCCTGGGGGGGGTCGAGCAGTGCCCCCGCCCCGGGCCCCCAAAACGTTGGGgcctccaaaatccaaatacatacATGAGTATATACATGCTACTGGGCCAGGTCCAAGCAAGAAACAAGAGCCCACAGCAGAGAGCCGCAAAGGCAGGCAGCGCTAAAGCCTAAATGCTAGAAGAAACTTTTAAggtaataatataaattgtatGCTATAAATATTGTCTTGGATGTATTGAAGTGTTTTATTACTACTGTTGTTATTGTTACTAttagtttatagtattattatggGGCCCCTCTTTTAGTTCCG
It contains:
- the LOC121772770 gene encoding 50S ribosomal protein L30-like; this translates as MSAYNAFKANVPVAWSRNVYITLVRGIPGTRKLHRRTLEALRLTKCNRTLMRWNTPTVRGMIQQVKRLVVVETEEMYNARKQKDANHQALRPPLVVNHQPPQLLILLHNF